A genomic segment from Castor canadensis chromosome 1, mCasCan1.hap1v2, whole genome shotgun sequence encodes:
- the Ube2j1 gene encoding ubiquitin-conjugating enzyme E2 J1 isoform X1, whose protein sequence is METRYNLKSPAVKRLMKEAAELKDPTDHYHAQPLEDNLFEWHFTVRGPPDSDFDGGVYHGRIVLPPEYPMKPPSIILLTANGRFEVGKKICLSISGHHPETWQPSWSIRTALLAIIGFMPTKGEGAIGSLDYTPEERRALAKKSQDFCCEGCGSAMKDVLLPLKSGSDSSQADQEAKELARQISFKAEVNSSGKTITESDVNKQSFSLSDLQDNIPTTFQGATASTSNPSAASFQQPTQPVAKNTSMSPRQRRAQQQSQRRSSTSPDVIQGQQPRDNHTDHGGSAVLIVILTLALAALIFRRIYLANEYIFDFEL, encoded by the exons ATGGAGACGCGCTACAACCTCAAGAGCCCGG cTGTTAAACGTTTAatgaaagaagcagcagaattgAAAGACCCAACAGATCATTACCATGCGCAGCCTTTAGAG GATAACCTTTTTGAATGGCACTTCACAGTTAGAGGACCCCCAGATTCTGATTTTGATGGAGGAGTTTATCATGGACGAATAGTGCTGCCTCCAGAGTATCCCATGAAACCACCAAGCATTATTCTTCTAACG gctaATGGGCGATTTGAAGTGGGCAAGAAAATCTGTTTGAGCATCTCAGGACATCATCCTGAAACATGGCAGCCATCATGGAGTA taaggACAGCGTTACTAGCCATCATTGGATTTATGCCAACGAAGGGAGAGGGAGCGATAGGTTCTCTAGATTACACACCAGAGGAGAGAAGAGCACTTGCCAAAAA ATCCCAGGATTTCTGTTGTGAAGGATGTGGCTCTGCCATGAAGGATGTCCTATTGCCTTTAAAATCTGGAAGTGATTCAAGCCAGGCTGACCAGGAAGCCAAGGAACTGGCTAGACAAATTAGTTTTAAG GCAGAAGTCAATTCATCTGGAAAGACGATTACTGAGTCAGACGTTAACAAACAGTCTTTTTCACTAAGTGACTTACAGGACAATATACCTACAACATTCCAGGGTGCTACAGCCAGCACATCG AACCCATCTGCAGCATCCTTTCAACAACCTACGCAACCTGTAGCTAAGAATACCTCCATGAGCCCTCGGCAGCGCCGGGCCCAGCAGCAGAGTCAAAGAAGGTCATCCACTTCACCGGATGTAATCCAGGGCCAGCAGCCAAGAGACAACCACACCGATCATGGCGGTTCCGCTGTACTGATTGTCATCCTGACTTTGGCCTTGGCGGCTCTTATATTCCGGCGAATATATCTGGCCAATGAGTACATATTTGACTTTGAGTTATAA
- the Ube2j1 gene encoding ubiquitin-conjugating enzyme E2 J1 isoform X2: MSTVKRLMKEAAELKDPTDHYHAQPLEDNLFEWHFTVRGPPDSDFDGGVYHGRIVLPPEYPMKPPSIILLTANGRFEVGKKICLSISGHHPETWQPSWSIRTALLAIIGFMPTKGEGAIGSLDYTPEERRALAKKSQDFCCEGCGSAMKDVLLPLKSGSDSSQADQEAKELARQISFKAEVNSSGKTITESDVNKQSFSLSDLQDNIPTTFQGATASTSNPSAASFQQPTQPVAKNTSMSPRQRRAQQQSQRRSSTSPDVIQGQQPRDNHTDHGGSAVLIVILTLALAALIFRRIYLANEYIFDFEL, encoded by the exons ATGTCAA cTGTTAAACGTTTAatgaaagaagcagcagaattgAAAGACCCAACAGATCATTACCATGCGCAGCCTTTAGAG GATAACCTTTTTGAATGGCACTTCACAGTTAGAGGACCCCCAGATTCTGATTTTGATGGAGGAGTTTATCATGGACGAATAGTGCTGCCTCCAGAGTATCCCATGAAACCACCAAGCATTATTCTTCTAACG gctaATGGGCGATTTGAAGTGGGCAAGAAAATCTGTTTGAGCATCTCAGGACATCATCCTGAAACATGGCAGCCATCATGGAGTA taaggACAGCGTTACTAGCCATCATTGGATTTATGCCAACGAAGGGAGAGGGAGCGATAGGTTCTCTAGATTACACACCAGAGGAGAGAAGAGCACTTGCCAAAAA ATCCCAGGATTTCTGTTGTGAAGGATGTGGCTCTGCCATGAAGGATGTCCTATTGCCTTTAAAATCTGGAAGTGATTCAAGCCAGGCTGACCAGGAAGCCAAGGAACTGGCTAGACAAATTAGTTTTAAG GCAGAAGTCAATTCATCTGGAAAGACGATTACTGAGTCAGACGTTAACAAACAGTCTTTTTCACTAAGTGACTTACAGGACAATATACCTACAACATTCCAGGGTGCTACAGCCAGCACATCG AACCCATCTGCAGCATCCTTTCAACAACCTACGCAACCTGTAGCTAAGAATACCTCCATGAGCCCTCGGCAGCGCCGGGCCCAGCAGCAGAGTCAAAGAAGGTCATCCACTTCACCGGATGTAATCCAGGGCCAGCAGCCAAGAGACAACCACACCGATCATGGCGGTTCCGCTGTACTGATTGTCATCCTGACTTTGGCCTTGGCGGCTCTTATATTCCGGCGAATATATCTGGCCAATGAGTACATATTTGACTTTGAGTTATAA